Proteins encoded together in one Amblyomma americanum isolate KBUSLIRL-KWMA chromosome 1, ASM5285725v1, whole genome shotgun sequence window:
- the LOC144100957 gene encoding uncharacterized protein LOC144100957, whose protein sequence is MQRAGVVPYRTDSPTTSGTAATVRTLPCGQLGGHRSPSSSWASPSRSDGETAKADNEEGVMAAATSLDISGHRGCRHRRLAITAEPSVVRPASTHVLNMDGFSANGSGWAAPRTWSETSSFCSTNIHLHRDDSPESNSCRTDRKRRHHRHSQGAEFALARWTGWTRQAHPRMRISAGLPR, encoded by the exons ATGCAGCGTGCTGGCGTGGTGCCGTACAGAACGGATTCGCCTACCACCTCGGGAACCGCGGCCACAGTGCGGACTCTGCCATGTGGTCAACTGGGCGGCCACCGGTCTCCGAGCTCCTCCTGGGCCTCACCGTCTCGCTCCGACGGGGAGACAGCGAAGGCAGACAACGAGGAGGGGGTGATGGCCGCTGCCACCTCACTCGACATCAGTGGCCACCGAGGCTGCAGGCATCGAAGATTGGCCATCACTGCGGAGCCGTCAGTCGTCCGGCCAGCGAGCACCCATGTCCTTAACATGGACGGCTTTTCGG CCAACGGCTCAGGCTGGGCTGCCCCGCGTACGTGGAGCGAGACGTCGTCCTTCTGTTCCACGAATATCCACCTGCACAGAGATGATAGCCCGGAAAGCAACTCCTGCAGGACCGATCGCAAGCGACGTCACCACCGCCACAGCCAAGGCGCCGAATTTGCACTGGCGAGGTGGACGGGATGGACTCGGCAGGCTCATCCTCGAATGAGGATATCGGCTGGCCTTCCCCGCTGA